The nucleotide sequence CCCCTGTGTGTGTCCTCATGTGCCTCTTGAGGTCCCCGGCCCAGCCAAAAGCTTTACCACAGAGACTACACTCGTGGATCCTGTGGGTCCTGAGGTGGGAGGGGGACCGGCCGAGGGGGCCCCAGGTGTGACGGCCCCCCATTACCAACTCGCCTTGTCTCTTATCACGTATGACTGgcagctctccctcctccccctggaACACATAAACCTACTCAGAACTATTAACATTTTTTGTGTCACACAACAATAGCACCATCAACCCTTTTAGTCAAAATTAGCTGTGCTTCAATCTGTCCAGCCCAGTAACCTGTTACTAGTCAATTGACAGCTGGAGGTCGTGGCTTTGTAGAACATTCATCTCCTGACTAGGAAAAGTATGAGTGTCATGTTGCTTAACAAGGCCAGCACTtgggaggtgctggtggtaggGCACCCCAAGGCGTGAGGTGCCATGATCACTGTTGAGAGGCTCACCAGAAAGAAAGCCCATGGCCTGAACCACAGACACAGCCTTCTGACCACACTGGGAAGGAGTAATGCTCTGACATGTGCTTAACGCATTGACTTGACTTACTGATGCAGTGGCCTTCTGATTGATCATCAAAGAGGAGCTATTATCCTGTAAAGGACTCTGCTTATGACTGGTGGTAGGATGGACCTCACTAGTAGCTGTAATCTGAACGTCTGAACAGGATGGCAGCCGAGTGCCCTGCCCCGAATGTCCCTGGTCTAATGCAAACTGTAGTGCGGTGGCAGTGTCCTGACCACAGGTAGCATCCCTATCCTGCCTTTGCTGTGCTGCCTGGTAAGATGTGCCCTGACTATTGGCTTCTGCCAGCACCTTGCTGTTGCCTGTTGCCCCAGACTGACCCTGACAAGGAGCTGCCAGGAGGTCCCTGTGTCTGTTACGTATATGTCGGATTAAATTATACTTAAGAGCAGATCTGTGTAAGCAGATTGGGCATTTGAATGGCTTTTCCTTGGTATGTGTTAGGAAATGATACTCAAGATTTTGTTTCCAATTCCTTCCGTTGAAAACTTTCCCACAAACTTTGCATACATTCCCAAGCGATTCAGCTCCAATCTGTAAAAGAAAAGTCCTTATCAGACTAGGAGCAGAGCCACTGGGAACACAGCTCAACTCattccacttcccttcccatcaccccTTATTCCTAATGTATCTCTAATCCTGTTAAAAACTTGGCCAAGCACAAGACCCAGACAACACAAAGCCACATATAATCACTCTTATTGTAAATTATAATAAACCTATGTCCTTTTAGTCTTAGGCAAATGAAAATTTATTTTCATAAAAAGATTTACTGCTATAAATCTGCTACACAAACACCGGTTGACAATGAACCCCACCAAATGGGTACTATTTGCAGGTTTCAGGCAAAATATTTCTGGCAAGCAATTTTCACACACCATttgttcctactactacctTTGCACAGCCCTGTGATGGGATCTTCACTTTACTTGTAACACTTCATGGAGACACAAGCAGTAACACAATTATTTCACAGATCCACAGGTGCAAATCACTCCTGTCCTCTGGGCACACCAAGCAAGCCACTGGCTGCTAACTCAGTCTTTCACAGCTGAGTAATCTGGTACCACGTCAGCAGCATCAAGCTTCTTGTGCACAGCCATGATGTGGGCTATCAGGTTGCCTTTCCTGTTGGAGGAGTGGCTGCACTGAGGACACTTGTAAGGCTTCTCTCCTGTGTGAATCATGGTGTGCCGCCGCAGATTAGAGGAGTCGGTGAAGGATTTACCACAGAATCTGCAACTGTAGGCTTTCATCCCTTCTGAAGGAAGTTTGGGATTCATCAATAGCCTCCAGTGAGAGGTTACTCCACTGAGACCAGCCTCATCTATGAGGCAGCTGCCCAGCTCCCTTCGGTCACCCTGCAACAAGGACGACCTCTCGTCAGCATTGCTCACTGCTCCAACTGTTGACAACAGCATGCACGAGAGCCACATAACTCCCACACACATCACTGTTACATAACTCAGAAAACAAGACCAGCAATGTCACCAAAGGTGCGAGAACATCACTCAACATGTTCAACAGCACTGCAATCCCACCCCTACAAACAGCGCTCAGCATTACCAAACGTGGATGAGACTCCACAGCATTACATGGTGAGGCTCACAGGTCCCTTAGCGATGTCCCTGTGTTTATTCATCACATGGACCATCATGTTGCCCTTGCGGTTAGCTCGGTGCGGACAGTGAGGACACCTAAAAGGCTTCTCCCCCGTGTGTACCAGAAGGTGACGCTTCAGGTCCGTGCCCAGAACAAAGGCCTTAGAGCAAGATGGGCATTGATGCCGCCTCACGTATGGCTCTACCATAGCTGAGTTCCTCTGTAATGAACAATAAAGACTATCAACTACTGCTGTGAGTACATGGCCCTGCCCCAATCCGTCCTGATAATCATACCTTCTTCCACTAAACCATTTGTAAGCTTCGTATACTAATATTTCTAACCtttaaaaacaacttttaaaaATGCTTCATCACACCATTCAATGATCAATCCGTATCCACTCAATTATTTCACATATGACACAACTCTAGTCAAGTGAAGACTACAATCAATGTCAGCATTAAACATCATGTGAACTGTAGATAATCTTTGGTTGTTTGACCTTTGGTGTCAGTATTGTCAGGGTCTGCCTCTTTAGAACATAAAGCAGTAAAGCTGGTACAAATATGACCACTATAATTATGTACACAGTTGTCAAAACTCAAATACAAATGCTAAACTCAACAGGATCTCATGGTGAGTTACAATCTCCAACTCCCCAGCCATAGCAGCACCAACACTGGGCTACTGCAATCTATTTCCATCACTGTTCTTTCTCCctgactcaaaacacacccagtaCAACTAttcaaacacaccaacacagccTCACACTCACCTCTGCAGGCAGTTTTCCGAACACCTACAATCTTAGCTTCACCCTCCCGTACGTTGATACCAGCCCCCACACACGCATAACCTTAACTCTCACCTAGGTATTGGACAGTTACCCCATCACCAACAGAGCCTTACCCTCACCCATGTAGCACCTAACACCCACTTTAACACCCAACAGCCATATCTGCACCAATGTAAGTGCTCTCCCCTGACCCAGACACAGAGCTAACCACACagtttcctcctcatccattaTCTTGACACTGTATCTAACACCCATGCATCTTCATCTATGTCTACcaaaacactattatcattcACCCATAAATAACAGCAACACTAAACCCAAGACAATTTAGTGACAAATGTTCCTGATCCTCTCACACCCCTTCCCTCTAAACCACACAAACAATTCTGATGAAACAACCCTCTTTACATTCCTACATCCACTAGACAACATGTAACAAATTTTgttagtaaagaaaggaaaaatttgcAACAAAGATTAAAAGTTAGATTCTAACCTGAAACTTCGTTAGCAGGAATAAATCaagcttattttattttttttcatgtccagtTAATGCAAAGAAGCATAATCATCCATGACAGTATTAAAGCTTTACATAATAATACACACTGTAAATTTTACTTTAGAGTATTATACTATATATGTTAGGCTCACTCTCAAAGTAGCCACCAAAATGCATATCATCATTCAGTTACAGTAGCAGTCCCAAAGAACACAACTCAGAAGAGTCACTGGAAGAACAGAACCTACAACTTTACACGCCAATAACATTTATgacattaaacaaaaaaaagcaaaagcattactgtattcataaaaaaaaaaaggtaaaatactcaaatacTCCAAGAACTAATAATCCCCATCACTATccttgtgaaaaaaataaataaaataaaataaatacaaaacataaaTTGCTGAGATCAAGCTTCCTTTACTAGAATCAACACCAAGGCAATGCCAAGGTCAACTGTAACAACCTCGAGTAATTTATAATGGCAGACTTGCCCAAGTGGCTGCCCCCTATGGTGTTGCCAAGTCACGATAGTGCCTCCTACGGATATGATCATCCAAGTTTTCCTTGCGATTGGTTCGGTGATGACAGTGTGGACATTCAAAGGGCTTTTGACCAGTGTGGATCATAAGATGCCTCTTCATTTTGGCTGGTCTCACTAGTTTGCCACAGAGAGAGCAAGCAACCCTCCCAAGTTGTGACGAGTTGAAGGCAAGACTCCTCATACCCTGGGGTTGAACAGCCCACTCGATTCTTGTCTGCAACAAGTTGTGCAGGTCAGCAATATACTACTCCAAATAGGAACTGTCGATATGTTAATGATGTCTTGCACATCATGTCCTCCACTGTTAGCCAAGAGCACCTACCCATGGTACAAGATGCCACACAAACTAAACAAACACTTCAAGAGCAGTGCTGGATGCCCCACATCCAACACAAAACTTCTCATTGTCAAAATGCTGTGATTTCCTCAAGCAGCAGGTTTTCCACTCCCATGAGGTTCTCTTAATGCCGTATCCTTTTCTCCACCTCACCAAGACTGAGAGCTGTCTTCCCAAAGCCAAGGACTAAGTCGCTTCCCTCAACAAGGCAATGTGCCAAATGACGCAGTACATAGATAGCCAGCTTTCATATGCAATTAGTTGCACAATAAAGAAACTGGTacatacaacacacaaatacagtTACAAACTATTTCAAAGATGCTACAATGAATGCTACTCATTATGCTATTTCATGTATGAATACTACATCTGCCAGCATTTTTTCCCACCTAAAATCCATTATCcagaaaaatgctaaatttACAAAGATTGATCTAAATGAAGAATTATTTATCAGAATTTATCATACAGTGCCACTTACATTGGCACTGCTATGCTAGCAGCTGAtcaagtaaaagaataaaacaacacaaattACTGAAATTCCAAATATGAAAATGTGACTTGCAGAACTGGTAATTCTGCTCCGAGATGCCACACAATAAAACATGTTGCAGCAACCAACACAGTGgcagggaaataaataaaatatgagtgtgCCATTGTCAGTACAACAATCAAATATTGGGATGGACAGGCAGACAGCAGCAGAACCTTGTAGCATCTTGGAAAAATATAGTCTAAATGAGGTATCCTTGCAGCAAaccataattattattattattattatttcttattttttttttctttttatcaaaaGAGGCATACACTTTGTAAGTGTTACTGATGCACAAGATGAAGCAAAATATGTAAAGTAATAAGTTTGCTACAAAGATTATTATGTACAACTCATTCTCATAAAGGAAGGATTGACAGGCATGCCTACTATTATTAGGCATCAAGCTCTATGTATTTATGGGGTATCTTTGAATCATTACTTTAAACAAGCACAATTACTTTAAAAGACATTCAACTCTAAGATGCAAGACCCCAATCAATGACACTGATAGGAAACTTTGTAttaagattttttctttttttaagactAAAAATTATTTCATAGTAGTACACAATAAAGACTATACTTAAAGACTTCAGATTCCAACAATTTTGGTTTTAATGTGACTTCAGAGTATGCCTTACAACAtttcatgataatgtttttgcaaaaggggaaaagaaaaaatatccacAGGTACACATAAAAACATGCCATGTGCTTCGAGGCAATGACTTCATAATGACACAAGTTGTAACACTGTACCTTATGATTGGTTTTAGCTTATGCTAATTAGTTTGCATCTATGTGGAGAGAACCAATGGAATGCCAGAATACTGTCAACAAAAGTATTAAGGTACAAACACACCATCTATCAATCCTTCCATTAGGGTGAAGCATTACCAGTTCCGTAACTTTTCAAACATACAGGATAATACTGCAAGAGAGGACTATTAGAAAAGATATTTAGTTTGCAACTAAAGCAGAGATATCAGGCTACAAATGAGTTTTAGGCATAGTGAAAGGAATACCactggaaagttgtgttgaaAGAAACGGACAGTCAAGAAATGCCTCAAATGAATATGAACTAGATTACATGACATAgtcctatttctccttttcagtCAAGTCTTGATACCCAGCTTTCTTGCCTattaaagcaacacacacatctAACAAAAAGCATCAATTTAATTAGTCTGTTATCCACTGTATGATCATGAAAACTATTGAAAGTAATTTCAATCAATCCATAACAAACTGACCTTTTAGATAATTCTATACTGCAATCTTCTGAGGATTAATAGCAGGCCCAGTCTACGCTTAAGCTACTATAGTGTACACAAACTGAAACAAGAACTACATAAATCAATCTATGAAAATACCAATACAAGAACTGTGAATGAGTCAGTTTCAGGGATTAGTTACCAAGCTCTGCACAACACTAATGAGAAGAGCAAGCAAATACTACCTGACCAGCAATGTCTTACTTTCATCTTGAGTTACtttgaaagaaatgagaaagacagTATTTGATGCAATCTTGAGGCTGCAAGTTACGTTCATCATCCAACAGGTTCAATATTTGAGGAAATGTCAAACTAACTTCAAACGTAAGTGTACAGAGCATCCCCaggttttcttttatcatttaaaCATTTTAAAGACTGACCCCTTGAATTTAGACACAGCCTACCAACAGCACAAGCTTGCTTAGCAGagtatgaagaggaaagaagagcctGAAGATTCCTCTCCTGCAGTATAACAAttaaaactaatgaaaaatatcatgaaataaGCTGGTAGAGTTAATAAATAATCTGACAATTTAACATTCCTTACTCCTTTtttaaggaaaatgaataagcCATGAAGAAACACTGATCTGCAATCCCTAGTTTTCTTCCAAAGCTGACAATAATTTTCACTAAGGTATTGCACAAGTAACTGGTAATGCTTCACCATTCCAAGATAAAAGTTAACACTCACCCCTGGTGGATTATCCTGAGAGGAAGGCTGCTGAAAACCCAGCCCAGAGAAACTCCCAGGCAAGGACTGGCTATCCCCCTGCCAGCCAGACACATCCTGTACACGCAAAAAATACATCATCAAGACTGATCTGGAATAATAAGATTTAGTTCCTTCATGCTTTCAATGAAATTAATTACTGAAGTAATCCTTTTGCATACAAAGCAATTCTACATTTGGTTTTGCTTTCTTGGGAATATTTCATAGATCACCAACAAGTACACAGACAAACTTGCTGCTGGTGCTTGCCAACCAACTCACCGGCTGAAAGCCTGAGGGTCCAGCAAAGGCATGATGGTAGGAGGCGGAGGTACTAGCAAGGGCACCGGAAGCTGCCTGCTGAAGGAATTCCGGCAGATCATTGCTCAGGTCCCCTCCCAGGTCACCCCCACTGTTTTCCTCCTTATAGCCGTCCCCACTCATGTTGTAAGAATCCCTCTGCATGtcatccgcctcctcctccatttctaccTTGACGAATGTGGGTGTCTCCTCCCCTCTATACTGATTACTGACTTCATGCTGATCAGGCAAAGGTTGTGATGACTGAGATGACTGATGAGGCAACTGTTGTGAGGATTGGTGAGGCGTAAGATGGGAGGCAGCAGGAGATTCTgccggagaagagaggggacgGCTATCACGGTCCTCCGGCATGAGGGACTCCTGAGAGGTTCTGAGAGGGGAGGAACTTAGTCGCTGGCTAATGGGACTCTTTGGTCTagaggagggtgggggaggggtatGTAAACCCCCTGTTGAAGGAGCGGAAGGTCTTACATCTTCCCTTCCGTCCTCACCCTCGTCTCTACGTTTCCTCTTGGAAGGAGGGCTGCCactgcccccctccctcctgccaGAGTCAGTCCGAGAGGCAGGGGCAGAACCTTTCTTAGGAGGTTCATCATCAGGTACTGCAAGGCCCTTGATTCTAAGGTTTTCCGCCGCCTTTATCAAAGACGCCAAGTCACTCTGTCTCACATTCACTTCACCAAGGTACATATAATCTAGCAAGGCCTCTAGGTCCTCACTTTTAATGTCTTTCAACACTATAACAGGGCTCTTACAAGCAGTTTTGTCAAACATGGCACAAAAATAATCACTGCATGTTGAGAGCACCAACTTGTGCACACTGTAGAATTTGCCATCACATGCTAGAGTCACATCTGTGTACGCTtgctgaaaaag is from Scylla paramamosain isolate STU-SP2022 chromosome 9, ASM3559412v1, whole genome shotgun sequence and encodes:
- the LOC135103447 gene encoding longitudinals lacking protein, isoforms A/B/D/L-like isoform X21, with product MEELLSLKWNNHRSTFLHILGVLRDKQAYTDVTLACDGKFYSVHKLVLSTCSDYFCAMFDKTACKSPVIVLKDIKSEDLEALLDYMYLGEVNVRQSDLASLIKAAENLRIKGLAVPDDEPPKKGSAPASRTDSGRREGGSGSPPSKRKRRDEGEDGREDVRPSAPSTGGLHTPPPPSSRPKSPISQRLSSSPLRTSQESLMPEDRDSRPLSSPAESPAASHLTPHQSSQQLPHQSSQSSQPLPDQHEVSNQYRGEETPTFVKVEMEEEADDMQRDSYNMSGDGYKEENSGGDLGGDLSNDLPEFLQQAASGALASTSASYHHAFAGPSGFQPDVSGWQGDSQSLPGSFSGLGFQQPSSQDNPPGALGSEEAECPACGKTFRGSNRRQKVARHVLTHTGLRPFCCIHCPYRATQKAHIKRHLQRRHGKSGQSLRFCLSSCTIGGVSGPDYSTMKEPPDEDSN
- the LOC135103447 gene encoding longitudinals lacking protein, isoforms H/M/V-like isoform X34; this translates as MEELLSLKWNNHRSTFLHILGVLRDKQAYTDVTLACDGKFYSVHKLVLSTCSDYFCAMFDKTACKSPVIVLKDIKSEDLEALLDYMYLGEVNVRQSDLASLIKAAENLRIKGLAVPDDEPPKKGSAPASRTDSGRREGGSGSPPSKRKRRDEGEDGREDVRPSAPSTGGLHTPPPPSSRPKSPISQRLSSSPLRTSQESLMPEDRDSRPLSSPAESPAASHLTPHQSSQQLPHQSSQSSQPLPDQHEVSNQYRGEETPTFVKVEMEEEADDMQRDSYNMSGDGYKEENSGGDLGGDLSNDLPEFLQQAASGALASTSASYHHAFAGPSGFQPDVSGWQGDSQSLPGSFSGLGFQQPSSQDNPPGGRQEFPVGVPPLGTKVALMCPVCSKLFHGRNKKQHLHYHMMTHTGEKPFHCPHCPHRANRLSNLKIHVKTKHGLLS